A stretch of Leptospira sp. WS39.C2 DNA encodes these proteins:
- a CDS encoding peptidase MA family protein, producing the protein MMHFRIKILLPFIFLTTTLSHCNPLNSEIGKNDDLLLLLGAYSLFGSNCVSGPDLWARDLRTQNSVCVSVELVSSGNFVEVYKEKSLTTNFNLVKFATDFDTITYPKLVETFGSPSDVDGDGKIKILIMDIKDGATANSAYVAGYYDPINYFPDNFLFRVRSNFAEVLYLDGKELIAANSNDPNAFASTAAHEFQHLLRFPKMYDSNQSDELWINEGTSEVASDLAGYGPQTSRLDCYSGVNDSRCDDGINGVSLLDWNSNSSDVLKQYSFAYVFMRYLYDISGTNETQRNVFFRNSVIGVGGTRANSTGNLMNVFKLSANFDATSLTNTNDDIFFRLFALLSAQSFGINNLTSVQQVTADSQNPTTIDLTAALVKYPLPTSLNRLITNPVSPTTSKSTIKQGAGNFYTTTPQAISAPNTRKNYGRITGVTKGIIFWANSPQGLNTNLKFIPGKDDSPIQNPSKPRSLKTVIENSTNKGVIPICGIEFTNDLAHTYESIPIK; encoded by the coding sequence ATGATGCATTTCAGAATAAAAATCCTTCTTCCTTTTATCTTTTTAACAACTACGCTATCGCATTGCAATCCGCTTAATTCTGAAATAGGAAAAAATGATGACCTACTTTTATTATTAGGAGCCTATTCTCTCTTTGGTAGTAATTGTGTTTCGGGTCCTGATCTTTGGGCAAGAGATTTACGAACTCAAAACAGTGTTTGTGTGAGTGTGGAACTTGTAAGTTCAGGGAATTTTGTTGAAGTATATAAGGAAAAATCCTTAACTACGAATTTCAATTTAGTCAAATTTGCAACTGATTTTGATACAATCACCTACCCCAAACTCGTGGAAACATTTGGTTCACCAAGTGATGTTGATGGTGATGGAAAAATAAAAATCCTAATTATGGATATCAAAGATGGAGCAACAGCAAACAGTGCTTATGTTGCTGGGTATTATGATCCAATCAATTATTTCCCCGATAATTTTTTGTTTCGAGTTCGTTCTAATTTTGCTGAGGTTTTATATTTAGATGGAAAGGAACTCATTGCAGCCAATTCCAATGATCCAAACGCATTTGCATCCACTGCAGCCCATGAGTTCCAACACCTACTTCGATTCCCAAAAATGTATGATAGCAACCAATCTGACGAATTATGGATTAACGAAGGTACAAGCGAAGTAGCAAGTGATCTTGCGGGTTATGGCCCACAAACAAGTCGATTGGATTGTTATTCTGGTGTGAATGATTCCAGGTGTGATGATGGGATCAACGGTGTCTCCTTACTTGATTGGAATAGTAACAGTTCTGATGTCCTTAAACAATATTCGTTTGCGTATGTGTTTATGAGATACCTATATGATATTTCAGGAACAAACGAAACCCAAAGGAATGTTTTTTTTCGAAATTCCGTCATCGGAGTTGGTGGGACAAGGGCAAACTCTACTGGAAACTTAATGAATGTTTTCAAATTGAGTGCCAATTTTGATGCGACCAGTTTGACAAATACAAATGATGATATTTTCTTTCGACTGTTTGCCTTACTCAGTGCACAGAGTTTTGGGATAAACAATCTAACCTCCGTTCAGCAAGTTACAGCTGATTCTCAAAATCCAACGACAATCGATTTGACTGCGGCTTTGGTAAAATACCCTTTACCAACAAGTTTAAATCGTTTGATCACGAACCCAGTAAGTCCAACCACAAGCAAATCAACGATCAAACAAGGTGCAGGAAACTTTTATACAACGACTCCACAAGCCATATCGGCACCAAACACGCGCAAAAACTATGGTCGGATCACAGGGGTCACAAAAGGCATTATTTTTTGGGCAAATTCGCCACAAGGTTTAAACACAAATTTAAAATTTATACCAGGTAAAGATGATTCACCAATTCAAAATCCAAGTAAACCACGTTCGTTGAAAACAGTAATTGAAAACTCAACTAACAAAGGGGTAATCCCAATTTGTGGGATCGAATTTACAAACGATTTGGCTCATACTTACGAAAGTATTCCAATAAAATAG
- a CDS encoding glycosyltransferase family 2 protein produces the protein MPNKTLVVIPAYNEAATIEEVVRGAIVYADVSVTDDASKDETPAILKKLQKEFGSRLNVIRHENNTHIPKGIQDGMKYAVEKKYDWVITMDAGLSHDAAYLKDFIQFPFCDLVIGSRTSTVNVPLYRKFISWLAAKVMNYCLSNGIFNLFGNNLRDCTSGYRRYSKGMFETIASYPLESVAFDFHMEALSIVSKKNGTIKELPIKYVFSNSSFNRKVLNLAIKFAKKLLLRKWKLTPEYP, from the coding sequence ATGCCAAACAAAACTTTGGTGGTCATCCCTGCCTATAATGAAGCTGCTACAATCGAAGAGGTTGTACGTGGCGCCATTGTATATGCAGATGTATCTGTCACTGATGATGCTAGTAAAGATGAAACACCAGCCATTTTAAAAAAACTCCAAAAGGAATTTGGTTCAAGACTCAATGTGATTCGCCATGAAAACAATACTCACATACCAAAGGGAATTCAAGATGGTATGAAGTATGCAGTGGAAAAAAAGTATGATTGGGTCATTACTATGGATGCTGGTTTATCTCATGATGCTGCGTATTTAAAAGATTTTATCCAATTCCCATTTTGTGATTTAGTGATTGGTTCACGCACTTCCACTGTGAATGTTCCATTGTATCGAAAGTTTATCTCATGGCTTGCTGCGAAGGTTATGAATTATTGTTTATCCAATGGAATTTTTAATCTCTTTGGGAATAATCTTCGTGATTGTACTAGTGGGTATAGAAGGTATTCAAAGGGAATGTTTGAAACGATTGCTTCTTATCCTTTAGAATCAGTTGCGTTTGATTTTCACATGGAAGCCTTGTCTATCGTTTCAAAAAAAAATGGAACCATCAAAGAACTTCCGATCAAATATGTTTTTTCGAATAGTAGTTTTAACAGAAAGG
- a CDS encoding NAD-dependent epimerase/dehydratase family protein: MANKVLVTGGCGFLGSHVCELFRKEGWDVVSFDNMTKYELKRTGYGSDATRDYNWNYLKSIGVTMVKGDIRNLEHLMDRSVDCDYIIHTAAQPAMTISWEDPELDFSTNVIGTFNVMEAARKHKIPVVNTSSIHVYGNSINDSLKEDKTSYVREPVEIPVTHPTMVGQISPLHASKMSAEHYVRSYTDMYGVKAASFRFTGIYGERQFGGEDHGWVANFAIRSVFGLPLRIFGTGKQTRDILHAEDGAKSYLEFFKNPIPGVYNIGGASPHKISLLECITLIGEILGKKQEILFEVERPGDMRYFICDISEAKKFGFNPKILPKEGVTRLLKWIEANKDVFNIAGK, translated from the coding sequence ATGGCGAATAAAGTATTAGTTACAGGTGGTTGTGGGTTTTTAGGCTCACATGTTTGTGAATTATTTCGTAAAGAAGGTTGGGATGTTGTAAGTTTTGACAACATGACAAAATACGAATTAAAAAGAACAGGATACGGATCCGACGCTACAAGAGATTATAACTGGAATTATCTAAAATCAATCGGTGTCACTATGGTAAAAGGTGACATTCGTAATTTAGAACATTTAATGGATCGAAGTGTTGATTGTGATTATATCATTCATACTGCTGCCCAACCTGCTATGACAATTTCTTGGGAAGACCCTGAACTTGATTTTTCAACCAATGTGATTGGAACTTTTAATGTTATGGAAGCTGCAAGGAAACACAAAATCCCTGTGGTGAATACTTCTTCCATTCACGTCTATGGAAATTCCATTAATGATAGTTTGAAAGAAGATAAAACTTCTTATGTACGCGAGCCTGTTGAAATCCCTGTGACACACCCAACAATGGTGGGTCAAATTTCGCCATTACATGCATCAAAAATGAGTGCTGAACATTATGTTCGGTCTTATACAGATATGTATGGAGTAAAAGCCGCTAGTTTCCGTTTTACTGGAATCTACGGAGAACGCCAGTTTGGTGGTGAGGATCATGGTTGGGTTGCTAATTTTGCGATTCGTTCTGTATTTGGTTTGCCACTTAGAATTTTTGGAACAGGGAAACAGACGAGGGACATCTTACATGCAGAAGATGGAGCCAAGTCCTACCTCGAATTTTTTAAAAACCCGATTCCAGGTGTTTACAATATTGGAGGCGCAAGCCCACATAAAATTTCATTATTAGAATGTATCACTCTCATAGGCGAAATACTTGGTAAAAAACAAGAAATCCTTTTTGAAGTGGAAAGGCCTGGTGATATGCGTTATTTCATCTGCGACATTTCTGAAGCGAAAAAATTTGGATTCAATCCAAAAATCCTTCCAAAAGAAGGGGTCACTCGTTTATTGAAATGGATTGAAGCGAACAAAGACGTATTTAACATCGCTGGAAAATAA
- a CDS encoding sugar phosphate nucleotidyltransferase: MKKIRIGVIAAAGKGTRAYPRTSFIPKPLFVVEGKTILHRNVELMVKTFGIEKVYVLVGHLKEQIISEIEQIRLDLPKVVVEPVPWTERGLASDVASLEKTIREPFLTILGDEFYYRTDHQNFLKSLKNHPKMAASIGVVKTSLLSRIRKNYSVVLEDDKILNLVEKPENPPNELLGLGSYFFTPEYFEFFKKTPASTKSGVIEITDVIDKMAKESSGGVYATMLNCEYFNINSMQDYYHAVYEVRNDLFSKFKTSLIIPTNQNERSITDVIVDFKDKFNEIIVIDNESTDNTLTLAKKEKVKTYTFPGDGDPARLGEQVRRGIEYATGDILVVVSPDGSFRSKDFPKLLEYMKDSDMVIGTRTTRQMIEQGSNLKPLYRLVNLLMGKLVEVFWWGQEPRFTDVDCQFFSVWRESYDRVKPQLVVEDRKFIVELMIDIVRSHMRCIEIPVSYFKPVGQVEYRLRDMISDSLQIFKLILSKKFFLGESRDGE, translated from the coding sequence TTGAAAAAGATCAGAATTGGGGTGATTGCCGCCGCTGGAAAAGGCACTAGAGCTTATCCCCGCACCAGTTTCATTCCAAAACCACTTTTTGTCGTTGAAGGCAAAACCATTCTGCACCGTAACGTGGAGTTAATGGTCAAAACCTTTGGGATTGAAAAGGTTTATGTCCTTGTGGGTCACCTCAAAGAACAAATCATCAGTGAAATTGAACAAATTCGTTTGGATCTACCCAAAGTAGTCGTGGAACCTGTTCCATGGACTGAACGTGGCCTTGCTTCCGATGTCGCCAGTCTTGAAAAAACAATCCGAGAACCATTTTTAACAATTCTAGGAGATGAGTTTTATTATAGAACCGACCACCAAAACTTTCTAAAAAGTCTGAAAAATCATCCAAAAATGGCAGCTTCCATTGGAGTTGTAAAAACATCATTATTATCACGGATTCGTAAAAACTATTCAGTTGTATTAGAAGATGATAAAATTCTAAATTTGGTAGAAAAACCAGAGAACCCACCAAATGAACTTTTAGGTTTAGGGAGTTATTTTTTCACTCCCGAATATTTTGAATTTTTCAAAAAAACACCAGCCTCTACAAAATCGGGTGTGATTGAAATCACAGATGTTATCGATAAAATGGCTAAAGAATCGAGTGGTGGTGTTTACGCTACGATGTTAAATTGTGAATACTTTAACATTAATTCAATGCAAGATTATTATCATGCTGTTTATGAAGTTCGAAATGATTTATTTTCTAAGTTTAAAACCAGTTTAATCATACCAACCAATCAAAACGAAAGATCGATAACAGATGTTATAGTTGATTTTAAAGACAAATTTAATGAAATCATAGTTATTGATAATGAATCAACTGATAATACACTGACACTTGCGAAAAAGGAAAAAGTAAAAACATACACTTTCCCAGGAGATGGAGATCCTGCAAGACTTGGAGAACAAGTCCGACGTGGGATCGAATATGCAACAGGTGATATCCTTGTTGTAGTTTCTCCTGACGGTTCCTTTCGTTCAAAAGATTTTCCAAAACTTCTAGAGTATATGAAAGATTCAGATATGGTGATTGGTACAAGGACTACAAGGCAGATGATCGAACAAGGTTCGAACCTAAAACCATTATATCGATTGGTGAATTTACTTATGGGTAAACTTGTCGAAGTATTCTGGTGGGGACAAGAGCCGCGTTTTACAGATGTGGATTGCCAATTTTTCTCTGTTTGGCGAGAGTCCTATGATCGTGTTAAACCACAATTGGTCGTGGAAGATAGAAAGTTTATTGTTGAGCTTATGATTGATATTGTTCGTTCTCATATGAGATGTATTGAAATTCCAGTTTCTTATTTTAAGCCAGTAGGACAGGTGGAATACCGATTGCGGGACATGATTTCTGATTCATTACAAATATTTAAATTGATATTATCAAAAAAGTTTTTCCTAGGAGAAAGTCGCGATGGCGAATAA